A region from the Aegilops tauschii subsp. strangulata cultivar AL8/78 chromosome 5, Aet v6.0, whole genome shotgun sequence genome encodes:
- the LOC109765344 gene encoding uncharacterized protein translates to MFGRPSGAATSWVVGRTSISTTTRTPPPSQRSSTPASTASRSTLKRLLALLSQGFYVARLFPQAMVLPSHPYLLKETHISIIHMVVDTRVVVPQKRLISQMEDWCYHWKSWRNYTTYPTSVRGKDPSNKGHGCSTQVTDKIG, encoded by the exons ATGTTCGGACGGCCCAGCGGCGCGGCAACTTCGTGGGTGGTGGGGCGGACGAGCATCTCTACGACGACCCGGACGCCGCCGCCATCCCAGCGCTCCTCGACTCCCGCTTCGACGGCGAGCAGGTCGACGCTCAAGCGCCTCCTCGCCCTCCTCTCGCAGGGCTTCTACGTCGCCCGCCTCTTCCCGCAG GCCATGGTTCTTCCATCCCACCCTTATCTTCTCAAGGAAACACACATCAGTATTATTCATATGGTGGTGGATACCAGAGTGGTAGTACCACAAAAAAGATTGATATCCCAAATGGAAG ATTGGTGTTATCATTGGAAAAGCTGGAGAAACTATACAACATATCCAACTTCAGTCAGGGGCAAAGATCCAAGTAATAAGGGACATGGATGTTCAACCCAGGTCACAGACAAGATTGGTTGA